A DNA window from Streptomyces parvus contains the following coding sequences:
- a CDS encoding polysaccharide lyase gives MGIVERLVPDELWEEPALPSDPNANPDGEIEVFYNGESAATVPNLRFVTNNDQVDRAYFSSFAGGATPSFAPNNDNSFIWCDDIKVSTDRNDICELSSCA, from the coding sequence GTGGGGATCGTTGAGCGGCTGGTGCCGGACGAGTTGTGGGAGGAGCCTGCTCTGCCATCGGACCCCAACGCCAACCCCGACGGCGAGATCGAGGTCTTCTACAACGGCGAGTCCGCCGCCACGGTGCCCAACCTGCGCTTCGTCACCAACAACGACCAGGTCGACCGCGCCTACTTCTCCAGCTTCGCCGGCGGCGCGACCCCCTCCTTCGCGCCCAACAACGACAACAGCTTCATCTGGTGCGACGACATCAAGGTCTCCACCGACCGCAACGACATCTGCGAACTCAGCTCCTGCGCCTGA